In Bernardetia litoralis DSM 6794, the genomic window AAATTAGAAAAAAACACCAATAAAAAATAAAAACAGAGAACTTTTGCATAACTTTAAACCAAATAAATTGGTAGAAAAAAGATTTTATTCAATTCAGTTGATACTCTTTGAATAAAGAATTGACAAATTTACGAATCTAAAACCAAGAAGTAAATTTTTGGTACTACTTTGTTAGAATTAGTTATAAAAATATCACTTCTATTTCTAAAAGCGATATTTATAAATTTTAAAATTTGGTCTTGAAAATTTCTGAAGCAATAAAAGCATTCTTAGCAGAATCTGGATTTCTCATCATAGAAGCAAAGTTATTACCTTCATTTTGTTTGTTATCACTATCCATATAATAATTTTTGGGTCTGCTTCCTCTATTCATTGTATCATCAACATCTCTACTGCTCTTGCGCCCACGATTCAATTGTTGTTTCAAACGTCTCGTTTCAGGACTCTCAACAATAGGATTTCCCAGCTTTGGAATAATAGGTTTTTTCTCAGGAATATCTTTCAAACTTTTATTGCGCTCCATCAATTCTCTTGCCCTTCTTTCTCTTACTTCTTGCAAAAGATTTTCAGCAGGATTTACTTCTTCCTCTATTTTTGGAAGCTCATGACGCTGTGTAAGAGCCTTTAAGGTATCTTCTAAAGAGCGTCTAGGTTTTGGTTCTCGTGGTTCGATTGCTACTTCTTCCTCATCCATATTATGTCTAAAATTATTTCTCAATTTTTTGGTGCGAGAATAAATGACAAACAAAATAATGAAAACAATAAAGATGGAAAGTAATATATATTCAGCCATATTTTTTTATTTTTTAACCATCAACAAGGCATAAAACCATCGCTGAGGAAGTAAAGAAAGATATTTAAGAAACGTTATTAAGTTACAAATTGTTAGGGTAATTCTGCAATTGTAACACGATAAGGCATTTTTTGCGCTCTATCAATAATTGTATAAACAAAATATTTATCATTTTTATAATGCGTAATATAAATATTTTCTTTTCTTTCTTGTTTGGTTTGGTCTAATCTAAAATCTACAAACTGCGCTACAAAATCTTCATACGGCTGACGATGCTGAAAATGCAACTGTAATTGATTAGTTTGTAATCCTTTTTGTGGCGAAAAAATACTTTGCATGATATATTGTACATCATGATAATAGATTTCAAACATCCACATATCTACTTGTGTAGTTCCATGTTTTTCAGAGCTAACATAAATCCATTCTTTTTTACCAATTTCTTTATCAATAGCATCAGGATTTTTGCGATTTTCAAAGAAAGCAATAAATTCTTTTACTGTAATTTGATTTTTATCTGTTTGATGAGAATCTTTATTTATAAAAGAAAGGCTTAAAAAGCCAGTTAGAATAATAATAGGAATTAAAAATTTCATTGAAATAATAGTGATTAGTTTTAGTAATTGATGAGTATAAAAATAGGTAGTCAAAAAATCGTGCTAAAATTACAAAATTTCCATTCGCTAGGAAAAATACCTTGTTTCTCCTCAATACATCATTCTTTCCTAAAACTTCTACCTCTTACTTTGTACAAAATCTACAACCTCTGCTATCATCTGCACAACAGCAAAAACAATCACAAAAGCAAATTCTCCTGCTGCTCCTAAATTAATTTGAATAGGTAATTTGTCTGTATTGGCTGCAAAATAAAGAAGTGTTCCCAAAACAATGGAAACATGCAAAACTAACATTTGAGTAGAAAAATGTTGATTGTTTTTTGTTGCCATATCTTTTTGATAAAGATTTTTATAGGTTTTATCTTCTTCTTCTTGCTGTTCTTTCAAAAATTCTTGTTCTAACTCTTCTTGAGCTTCCTTTTCACTTTGACTATCAAATTTATTTTTGGATAATTTTCTAAATAGATAAATCAAAACTACTATTTCACTAATTATGGCTAAAAGTAGATTAAGATTAAACTCAATATCTTTAAAAAAAACTGTAAATAAATTATCTATTACAATATCATTGTTTGGAGCAGCTATAATTCCAACAATTACAATAATAAAAACTAAATAAACAAACATAGGAAAAAGCATTGTTCGACTAATTTTATTTTGCATTTTTAATTCTGATTTAGAAATTTGATTTTTATTGTACTCAATTCTATTTTCTACAAGTCTAAAAATGATTCGGATTACTTCTTCTGCCCAGTACAAATAAATAATTGTAAAAAAATTCCAGTTCCAAAAAATTATTCCAAAAAATGTATAAGTATTTGTAATTAGACTAAATAAAAAACGAATTAGACCAATATTCTTAGCATATAATTGAGTTAAAGTAGAAGTAGGCATGTTTTTTAATAAAATTTTTGGTAAAAAAAAGAGTTCACAAAACCCAAAACTAACTGATTTACAGCAATTTAGGTCGTTTTGTGTTTCGGAGTTATAAAAAAATCTATATTTTAATTGTCTAACATAAGGAAAATTGCAGTTTTCTAGCTAATTTTACACAATAAATTCAATTAAAGCTAAGACAAAATAAAAATTCAAAACAAAATCTGTCCTAACTTTTAATTTTATTAAAAAATCTTATTACATAAATCTATATACAACTTATACAATGGCAGCAGAAGTTATTGCAGAATCTACTAAAACACAAATGAATGCACCTGTGCATAACATTTGGGATGGTGGAAACGAACCATTAAAGGCAAGTTATGGAAAACTAATGATGTGGTTTTTCCTTCTTTCCGATGTCTTTACCTTTGGAGCTTTCCTTATTGCGTATGGAGTAGCTCGCTTTGCTTTTCCAGCTTTTCCAGGAGAAGCAAGTGATTTTATTTTTTCTCAAACCTATTGGCCTATTCCAGAAAAGGTCTTTAATTCAATGCCACTTTTCCATGGTGTAGATGCGCCTTTGGTCTTTGTTGGTATCATGACATTTATTTTGATTATGAGTAGTGTTACTATGGTTTTGGCTGTTGAGGCTGGACATAGTGATGCACTTAATGAAGACGAAAAACAAGCCGAAGTAGAAAAATGGATGCTTTGGACTGTTTTAGGTGGTATTGCTTTTCTTAGCTGTCAGGCTTGGGAATGGAGTCACTTTATCCACGGAACAACTATGTTTATGGGAGATAATCTTGTAGAAGGAACTTAC contains:
- a CDS encoding DUF6498-containing protein; this encodes MPTSTLTQLYAKNIGLIRFLFSLITNTYTFFGIIFWNWNFFTIIYLYWAEEVIRIIFRLVENRIEYNKNQISKSELKMQNKISRTMLFPMFVYLVFIIVIVGIIAAPNNDIVIDNLFTVFFKDIEFNLNLLLAIISEIVVLIYLFRKLSKNKFDSQSEKEAQEELEQEFLKEQQEEEDKTYKNLYQKDMATKNNQHFSTQMLVLHVSIVLGTLLYFAANTDKLPIQINLGAAGEFAFVIVFAVVQMIAEVVDFVQSKR
- a CDS encoding cytochrome c oxidase subunit 3, with protein sequence MAAEVIAESTKTQMNAPVHNIWDGGNEPLKASYGKLMMWFFLLSDVFTFGAFLIAYGVARFAFPAFPGEASDFIFSQTYWPIPEKVFNSMPLFHGVDAPLVFVGIMTFILIMSSVTMVLAVEAGHSDALNEDEKQAEVEKWMLWTVLGGIAFLSCQAWEWSHFIHGTTMFMGDNLVEGTYFGASLTQNQYGPVLFADFFFFITGFHGTHVLIGVILNILVFYNAVMGIYRQRGHYEMVEKVGLYWHFVDLVWVFVFTFFYLV